Proteins encoded by one window of Phytohabitans houttuyneae:
- a CDS encoding acyltransferase domain-containing protein, translating to MDLDDIAARLGAPVEEIERVQRLAADRPSAPLPAKADAPAILDRLAVRPDDVAEIMEGWPDPDSPLWTPELHWLLDRSIALVRADLGGHEWLPPGPELPRDRGPAWRHLYVYAYLALVEVTMAYHRDHGVPDTVSWTTLADLGRNLAIDRRMRREGWPVMQAWLTLHARGAIYELGRLQFHRGGTAIDLHIPESGPMTPEAVTASLDEARAFFPRHFPDEHYSAFTCGSWLLDPQLLEYLPEDSNIVRFQRRFVLEPYEKLEYLDGDVEVRRFVFRTLTTPLDQLPRRTVLERAIIDHLKAGRNWHIRRGSFPI from the coding sequence GTGGATCTGGACGACATCGCCGCCCGCCTCGGCGCGCCGGTCGAGGAGATCGAGCGCGTGCAGCGGCTCGCCGCCGACCGGCCCTCGGCTCCGCTGCCCGCCAAGGCCGACGCGCCCGCGATCCTCGACCGCCTCGCCGTGCGGCCGGACGACGTCGCCGAGATCATGGAGGGCTGGCCCGACCCAGACTCTCCACTGTGGACCCCCGAGCTGCACTGGCTGCTCGACCGCTCGATCGCCCTCGTCCGCGCCGACCTCGGCGGCCACGAGTGGCTGCCGCCCGGCCCCGAGCTGCCCCGCGACCGCGGCCCCGCCTGGCGCCACCTCTACGTGTACGCCTACCTGGCCCTGGTCGAGGTCACCATGGCGTACCACCGCGACCACGGCGTCCCCGACACGGTGTCGTGGACGACCCTCGCCGACCTCGGCCGCAACCTGGCGATCGACCGCCGCATGCGCCGCGAGGGCTGGCCGGTCATGCAGGCCTGGCTGACGCTGCACGCCCGCGGCGCCATCTACGAGCTGGGCCGCCTGCAGTTCCACCGCGGCGGCACCGCCATCGACCTGCACATCCCCGAGTCGGGCCCGATGACCCCGGAAGCGGTCACGGCATCACTCGACGAGGCACGCGCGTTCTTCCCGCGCCACTTCCCCGACGAGCACTACTCCGCGTTCACCTGCGGCTCGTGGCTGCTCGACCCGCAGCTGCTGGAGTACCTGCCCGAAGACTCCAACATCGTCCGTTTCCAGCGCCGGTTCGTGCTCGAGCCGTACGAAAAGCTCGAATACCTGGACGGCGACGTCGAGGTGCGGCGCTTCGTGTTCCGCACCCTGACCACGCCGCTGGACCAGCTGCCGCGCCGCACCGTGCTCGAGCGCGCCATCATCGACCACCTCAAGGCCGGCCGCAACTGGCACATCCGCCGCGGCAGCTTCCCCATCTAG